CAGGAACACATAGGTGATCCGGGAGTCGCGCAGCCGGTGCAGCAGGGCCTCGCCGAGCCGCTCGTCCTCGTGCGGGACGTGCAGCTCGGCGCCCGCGACCCAGGGGAAGAACAGGTCGGAGACGGCGACGTCGAAGCCGAAGGCCACGAACTGCAGCACCCGGTCCGCGGCCGTCACCGGGAAGGAGTGGCGCGCGGCCATGGTCAGGTTGACCAGGGCCCGGTGTTCGACGGCCACGCCCTTGGGGCGGCCGGTGGAGCCGGAGGTGAACAGGACGTAGGCGAGGTCGCGGGCGCCGGGCGCCGGCCCCTCGTGGACGGGCGGCGGCTCGGTCGGGTCGGTGCGGTCGACGCGCAGGGAGGGCACGCCGAGTCGCCCGGCCCTCTCGGCGGTGGCCTCGGCCGTCAGCAGCAGGCCGGTCCCGGAGCAGTCGACCATGTAGCGCAGGCGGTCGTCGGGGTGGGCGCGGTCCAGGGGGACGTAGGCGCCGCCCGCGCGCAGCACCGCGAGGGCGGCGAGGCCCTGGTCCGCCGAGCGGGGCAGCAGCACGCCGACGCGGAATCCGGGGCGTACTCCGGCCGCACGCAGCCGGGCGGCCAACACGTCGGCACGCGCGAGGAGTTGGCGGTAGTCGAGGCGTTCCTCGCCGTGCACCAGGGCGGTGGCGTCCGGGCGGGCCGCGGCGACGTCCGCGATCAGGTCGGGGACCAGGCGGTCGGCGGGGGCGGCGTCGGCGAGGCGGTCGGCCTGCGCGAGGATCAGGCGCCGCTCGTCCTCGGCGACCGGGTCGAGGGACGAAAGGGGGGCGTGCGGGGCCGCGAGGAGGCCGTCCAGGAGAACGGTGAAGTTACGGGTCCAGCGGCGGACGGTCGCCGCCTCGAACAGGTCGGCGCGGTAGATGAACTGGGCGGCCAGGTCCTCTCCCCAGCGCTCCACATGCAGATGGAAGTCGAACTTCGCGGTGTCCAGGGCGAGTTCGAGCCGTCGGGTTTCGGTGCCGGCCAGTTCCAGGGTGAGGGCGGTGTCGTCGTCGTAGGCGAAGACGACCTGCACCACCGGGTCGTGTGTGGTCTCCCGGGCCGGCGCGAGGGCGTCTACCACCGCTTCGAACGGGGCGTCCTGGTGCGGGGCGGCGGCCCGCAGTGCGGTGCGGACGCGGGCGGCGAGTTCGTCGAGACAGGGGTCGCCGCTCAGGTCGACGCGCAGGGCGAGGGTGTTGGCGAGCATGCCGACGGTCTGCTGGAGCTCGGGGTGCTCGCGGCCGGACACCGGGTAGCCGATGACGAGGTCCGCACAGCCGGTGAGGCGGCCGAGGAAGGCGGCGTAGGCGGCGAACAGCACGGTGAAGGGGGTCGCCTCCGAGGTCGCGGCCGCCTCGGCCAGGCGGGCGCGGGTGGCGGCGGGCAGCCGGAAGGGTACGGTGCCGCCGGATGCCGAACGGACGGCGGGGCGCGGCCGGTCGGTCGGCAGTTCCAGGGTGGCGGGCGCGCCGCGCAGGTCCTGAACCCAGTGCTGTACGGCCGGTGCGTAGACGCCCGCTTCCTGCCGTTCGCGCTGCCAGAACGCGAAGTCCGGGAACTGCAGGGCCGGTTCGGGTGGGCTGTGGGGCCGGCCGGCCGTCTCGTCCCGGTAGGCGGCGCCGATCCCGTCGAGCATGACGCCCAGCGACCAGCCGTCGCAGACCAGATGGTGGGCGACGAGCAGGATGCGGTGGGTGCCGTCGTCGACCGCGTACACCGCGCAGCGCAGCAGGGGCCCGGCGGCCGGGTCGAAGGGGCGGGCGGCCGCCGTCCGCATCAGCGCGTCCACGCGGTCCGCGGGTACGCCCTCCTCGACGGTGAGCGCGGCCCGGCCGGTGGCCCGTACGAGCTGGGTCTGGGTGCCGTCGGGGGCGGTGCGGAAGACGGTCCGCAGGGACTCGTGCCGGGCGACCAGCGCGTCCAGGGCGCGGCCGAACGCGGCGACGTCGAAGGGGCCGCGCACGGCGAAGGCGGCGGGCACGTTGTACTGCGCGGTGCCGGGGTTCAGCTGGTCGAGGACCAGGAGCCGGCTCTGGGCGTCGGAGACGGGGAACTCGTACTCCTCGTGCGCCCGGGACGCCTCGATGGGGTCCTGGTCCGCGGCCGGCTGGGCGAGGTCGAGGGTGTCGGTCGTCATGGGTCAGTCCCCCTGGCAGGTGGTGAGGGCGGTTTCGAGGACGGCGGCGACGCGTGCCGCCGGGTCGGGTGCGAGTACGTCGCTGTGGGTGCAGGTCAGTTCGTGCACGTCGAGGCCGGCGGTGAAGGGCCGCCAGGCCGCGGCCTTCTCGGCCGTCGTGGCGTGGGACCGCCGGGTGGCGGAGAAGAGGGTCGTGCGGCCGTCGTACGGGGACGGACGCCAGGCGCGGGACAGGTGGATGTGGTGGGTTCCGGCGTCGGTCAGGGCGTGCAGGACCCGGTCCTCGAACGCGGCGAGGGGGCTGTCGCCGGTGCGGACCACCGCGAAGGCCTCCGTGCGACCGAAGGCGCCGGGCGGTGCGGGCCGGTCCGGGGCGTGGCTGTTGAGCAGGAGCCGCAGGGTCTCCCGTTCGACCACGTCCGCGGGCAGCCGGGGCGTGCCGGGCGGCCACGGCATCGCGTCCAGCACGGCCAGCAGCCGCACCTCCTGTCCGGCTCCGCGCAGGCGTACGGCGATCTCGTGCGCGACGGGGCCGCCGAAGGACCGGCCGACCAGCGCGTAGGGGCCGTTCGGCACCAGGGCGCGGATCCGTTCGGTGTAGGCGTCGGCCAACGCGCCGATGCTTCCGGGGAGTTGACCCACTCCCTCGGTGAACGCCGGGCTCTGGAGGGCGTGCACCGGGCGGTCCGGGTGGAGGTGCGGGAGCAGGGCGGCGAAGGACCAGCCGAGGCCCAGGCCGGGATGGACGCAGAAGAGGGGGGTCGGGTCGCCGCCCCGGCGGGGGGCACCTCGGCGGAGGGTGAGGAGCGGGGCGAGGTCGGTGTCGGAGGCGAGGTCGGCGGCGAGGCGGGCCGCCAGTGCGGCTGGTGTCGGGGCCGCGAACAGGGTCGCGAGCGGCACCGGTGTGGCGAGCGCGGCCTGTGCCTTCGACACCAGGCGCAGTGCGGTCAGCGAGTGGCCGCCCGCCGCGAAGAAGTCGGTGTCCGGATGGACGCCGGACGCGCCGAGGACCTCCGCGAACAGCGCGCACAGGTGCCGTTCCCGCTCGTCGCGGGGGGCTCGGGCGGCGGCCACGGTCCCGGCGGTACCCGAGGGCTCGGGCAGTGCGGCCCGGTCCGTCTTGCCGTGGCGGGTGAGCGGTACGTGGTCGATGCGGGCCCAGACGGAGGGGACCAGATGGGCGGGCAGGTGGCGGACTGCGAACTCCCTTGCCCGGGCCAGTGTTTCGGCCCGGTCCTCGTCGAGTGTGGCGTCCGGTACGAGCCATGCCGCCAGCCGTTTGCCGCCAGCCGCGTCGGGGCGTGCGGCGACCACGGCCCGCCGGATGCCGGGGCAGTCCGCGAGCGCGGACTCCACCTCGGCGGGTTCGATACGGAAGCCGCGGACCTTGATCTGGTCGTCGCCGCGTCCGGCGAAGTCCAGCACGCCGGCGCCCGTCCAGCGGGCCAGGTCGCCGGTGCGGTACATCCGGCTGCCCGGCGGCCCGTACGGATCGGCGACGAACCGCTCGGCGCTGTGCCCGGGCCGCCCGAGGTACCCGAGCGCGAGTCCGGTCCCGGCCAGGTACAACTCGCCGGTGCCGCCGACGGGCAGGAGACGCAGCCGGTCGTCCAGGACGTAGGCGCGGGTGTTGTCCAGCGGGCGGCCGACGGGGACGGCGTCCGGGCCGCCGTCGGCGGTGTGGGCGGTGGCGAAGACGGTCGCCTCGGTGGGGCCGTACCCGTTGACGACGGTGGTGCCCGGGCAGTGCGCTCGGATCCGGGCCACCGTGCCGGGCGCGAGCACGTCGCCGCCGGCCCAGATCTCGGTGAGCCCGGCGGCCGCCTCCGGCGCGATGTCGGCGACGGTGCGCAGCAGTTCGGGCGTGAGGAGCAGCGCGGTGAGCCGCCGCTCGGGGATCACCCGCCGCAGGAGGCCGGGGGTGACGGGCCCTGGCGGGGCCACGACGACGGTCCCGCCGTTCAGCAGCGGGATCCACACCTCGTACGTCGCCGAGTCGAAGGTGTACGGCGCGTGCAGGAGCACCCGCCGGTGCCCGCCACCCTGGAAACGAGCGTCGGCGGCGAGCTCGGCGATGCCCCGGTGCGGGACGACGACACCCTTGGGTTCGCCGGTGGAACCCGAGGTGTAGAGGACACAGGCAGCCGAGTCGGGGTGCACGGGGGAGGCCGACGGGAGCGCCGTCGCGTCCGGCATCCGTACGGTCTGGGGCGGGCGCCCGGCGACACGCGACGGGACTGCCGGACCACACTCCCCCACTTCCAACGCCCGTACCGACGAGGGCAGTTGTGCGGCGACACCGCCCGAGGTCAGCGCCAGTCGGGCCCCCGCCCGACTGGTCAGGAGGGAGAGGCGTTCCGGTGGCCGGGACGGGTCCAGTGGGAGCCAGGAGGCGCCCGCCTTGAGTACGGCCAGCTGGGCCACGACGACGGCCGGCGAGCGGGGCAGGAGGAGGGCGACCGTGTCGCCGGGCGCCGTGCCCGCTTCGACCAGTCGGGCGGCGAGCGCATCCGAGGCCGCGTCCAATCCGGCGTAGTCGAGGACCTCCCCGTCGGCCGACTCCACGGCCGGAGCGTCCGGGGTGCGCGCGACTTGCGCGGCGAACCGGCCGGTGACGGTGGCCGGTTCGGCCACGGGACGCCGCGGCCCGGTGGCGAGCGCGAGGAGCCGGCGGTGCTCCTCGGGCGGGAGTACGTCGATCCGATCGGCCGACTGCCCGGGATCGCCCGCCAGTTGTTCCAGGGCCCGGGTCGTACGGCCCGCCACGGCGGCCGCGGACAGCCCGCGCCGGCAGCCGACCGACAGCCACAGCCGCTCGCCCGCGACGACGGCCAGCGTCACGGGATAGTGGGTCGCGTCCGTGACCCGGACCAGGCTCAGCTCGTCCGAGCCGGCCTCGTCCTCGGGGCGCTGCGGGAAGTTCTCGAAGGCGAGGACCGAGTCGAACAACTCCCCCACGCCTACCGCGCGTTGCACCTCGGCGAGGCGCGCATGGTGGTGGTCGACCAGGCGGGACTGCTCGTCCTGGAGGCGGACCAGCAGGTCCGCCGTACTCTCGCCGGCGCGCAGCCGTACCCGCACCGGCAGGGTGTTGACGAACAGGCCGACCATGCTCTCGACGCCGGGCAGGTCGTGCGGGCGGCCGGAGACGACCGCGCCGAAGACCACGTCCCGGGCACCGGTGGTACGGGCCAGGACCAGCGCCCAGGCCGCCTGGACAAGGGTGTTGAGGGTGACGCCGACGGTGGCCGCCTGCCGCGTGAGGGCGGCGGTCGTCTCGGCGGAGAGCCGGACCTGGGCCCGGTCGCACGCGTCGTCGGCGGAGGTGCCGTCGGCGGCAGGGGGCACGAGCAGCGTGGGGTGCTCAAGCCCCTCCAGTGCCTGGGCCCAAGCCGCCTCCGCCTTCTCCCCCTCGTCCAGGGCCCGCCGGGCCAGCCACGCCAGGTAGTCGCGGTACGGCGCGGCGGGCGGCAGCGGCCGGCCCGCGACGAGGGCGGCCAGGTCCGCCTCCAGGACCGGCATCGACCAGCCGTCGAGCAGGATGTGGTGGAAGGACAGCAGCAGTTCGGCACCCTTGTCGTGGCGGGCGAGCGTGGCGCGCACCAGCGGTGGCCGGCCCGGGTCGAAGCGCCGGGCGGCGTCCGCGCGCAGCAGCTGCCGCATCCGGGCGGCCGTCCCGTCCGGGTCGAGCCCGGTCAGATCGGCCTCCCGCCACGGCACTCCGACCGCGCTCGGGATGATCTGCACGGGCCGGTCGAGGCGCTCGTGGCGGAAGCAGGCGCGCAGGTTGGGGTGCCGCCGCAGGAGTTCCGTCACCGCGGCACGCACCCGCCCCGGCTCGGTGCCCGGGCCCAGCCGGAACCGGGCCTGGACCAGATAGGGGTCGGGCCCCGTCGTGTCCCGCAGGGTCTGGAAGAGGAGTCCCTCCTGGGCCGGGGACAGCGGAAGGACGTCGTCGACTCGCCCGCTCACCGGTCGGTCACCTCGCTCTCGATCTCCTCGAAGTGCTGTTCAGGACCGGCGTCCTCGAAGTCGTCCGAGTCGTCGAACCCGAAGGTGTCTTCCAGCTCGGTGAGTTGGTCGAGGGTCAGGTCGACCAGGGGGAAGTCGGACGGGCTGTACGTGGCGGCCGGGCCGTCCGCTGTGGCCGCGACGAGCGCGGTGAGCTCCTCGGTCCACAGCCGGGCCAGCTCCCGCACCTCGTCCTCGGTGAACACGCCCTCCGCGTACGAGAACGTGGCCTCCAGGCGCGGCGCGCCCTCCGCGCCCCGGGCCAGGGTGTCGATCTCCAGGGCGTGGCCGACCGGCACCGCCTCGGGCCCGGGGTCGAGCAGCCGGCCGCCGGCCGCGTCGTCCCCGGCGATCCGGCCCAGGTGGGCGAAGCGGACGTCGGGCCCGGGCAGCGTGGCCAGTTCGGGGCCGGCCTCGGGGTGGAGGTGCCGTAGCAGGCCCCAGCCGAGTCCGGCGGAGGGCACCGCCCGCAGTTGTTCCTTCACCTGCTTGAGGGCCGCGGCCCCGGTGTCCGCGGCGAGGTCGAGCCGGACCGGGTACTGGGTGATGAACCAGCCGACGGTACGGGAGACGTCCACGGGCGCCGACAGGGCCTCGCGGCCGTGCCCCTCCAGATTCAGGAGGAGGGCCGTCCCGGTGCCGCGGTAGCGGACGGCCGCCCGGACCAGTGCGGTGAGCAGCACGGCGTCCGCTCCGCAGTGGAAGGCTTCGGGCAGGGTGACGAGCGCGTCCCGGGTCAGTCCGGCGTCCAGCTCGACGGTGACGCTGCCGCGCCGTGCGCCGACCCCACGGCCGGCGGCCAGTCTCGCGTCCTCGGCACCGGCCAACTGGCTCTTCCACCAGTCCAGTTCGCCACTCGCCCGGTCCGCTTCGGCGGGCAGCAGCCGCGCCCACCGTACGAAGGAGGCCCCGGGCCTGGTTGCCGGCTCGGCAGCGCCCTCAAGCGCCCGCGCCAGCTCGGGCCCCAGCACGCGCCAGGACACCCCGTCGACGGCCAGGTGATGCACGATCAGGAGCAGCAGTCCGGGCTGCCCGGGTCCGGTGTCGAGCCAGACGGCCCGCAGCATCTCCCCCTGTTCCGGGTCCAGTTCGACGGTCCGGGCGAGGCACTCCGCGAGGTGCGCTGCGGCGCCGTCGTGGCTGGTCGCGCCGTTCCCCGCGCCCCTTCGGGACGCGGGCACCGCGACCCGCTCGGTACGGACGGCAGCAGCGGGGCCCACCTCCAGCTCCCAGTCCGTGCCCTCGTCGTGCCGTATCAGACGCATCCGCAGCGCCGCATGCCGCTCGACGAGCCCCGCCACCGCCGCGCTGATGCGGTCGAAGCCGACGCCGTCCGGTACGGGGAACACCATGGACTGGGTGAACGTGCCGAGGGGAGCGCCCTGTTCGCGCCACCAGTGCATGATCGGGGTGAGCGGGAACCGGCCCTCGGGGAGGTCGGGGCCGGCGTCCGCCCCGACGGCGGCGGGGCGGGCCAAGGCGGCCAGCCGTGCGGGCGTGCGGGCGGTGAACACGTCTCTCGGGGCGAGCAGCAAGCCGGCCGCGGCCGCCCGGGCGGCGAGCTGGATGGCCATGATGCTGTCGCCGCCGAGCCGGAAGAAGTCGGCCGAGGCGTCGATGGCGGCCTGTTCGGTGCCGAGGACCTCGCCGTACAGCGCGCACAGAATCTGTTCGGCCGCGGAGGCGGCGCCTCGGTGGCCGGCGGGGCTCGCGGCGCGAGCGGCGGGCGCGGGCAGCGCGGTGCGGTCGATCTTGCCGTTCGACGTCAGGGGGAACGCGTCCAGCACGACCACGTCGGCCGGGACCAGGGCGGCGGGCAGCCGTTCGGCCGCGTGGGCGAGCAGGTCGTCCGGTGCCGGCGTGCGGCCGGCGGCCGGGACGACGTACCCGAGGAGTTGCGGCCGGCCCGCCCGTCCCTCGCGGACGAGGACCACCGACCGGTCGACACAGGGGTGTTCGGCGAGGACCGCCGCGATCTCGGCGGGTTCGACGCGCAGGCCGCGCAGCTTGATCTGGTCGTCGGTGCGGCCCAGGTGATGGGTGGTGCCGTCGTCGTCGCGCCAGGCCAGGTCGCCGGTGCGGTACATCCGGGTGCCGGGCGGGCCGTAGGGGTCGGCCACGAAGCGGTCGGCCGTCAGGGCCGGGCGGTGCAGGTAGCCGTGGGCCAGGGGGCCCGCGAGGTAGAGCTCGCCGCGGGTGCCCGGGGGCACCGGGCGCAGGCGTTCGTCGAGGAGGCGTACCCACGTGCCGGCGAGCGGGGTGCCGAGCGGCGGTGCGGCCGAGTCGGGCGTCAGCGGGCCACAGACCGTGACCGCCACCGTCGCCTCGGTCGGTCCGTACACGTTGTGGAAGCCGCGGCCGTCCACCGCCCAGCGGGCCACCAGCTCCGCCGGGCACGCCTCCGCCCCGACCGCGAGCACCCGCAGGTGCGGGTAGGCCCCGGCGGGCACGGTCGCCAGCACGGACGGTGTCGTCATGACCGCCGACACCCGCCGTTCGGTCAGCACCCGCCCCAGGTCCTCGCCGACCAGCATCCCCTCCGGCGGCAGCACCAGTGTGCCGCCCGAGCCGAACGCCATGCACAGGTCGGCCACCGAGATGTCGAAGGTCGGGGTGCCGAGCTGGAGCACCCGGTCCCCGGCGCCCAGGGCGAGGCGGTCGGACAGGGCCGCGGCGAGCGCGGCCAGGCCGGAGTGCGGGACGACGACGCCCTTGGGGGTGCCTGTGGAGCCGGAGGTGTGGATGACGTAGGCGGGGGCGGACGGGTCCGGGTGGGGGGCGTTCAGGGGCTCGCCCGCGTAGGCCTCCGGGCCCAGGACCAGCGTCGGCGCCTGTGGGCACGTGAACGCCGGGTCGTCCGTGACGACCAGGGCCGGCCGTACGTCGGCCAGCGTGCGGCGCAGGCGTTCGGCCGGGTGCCCGGGGTCGAGCGGCAGATACGCGGCGCCGGTGCGCTGGATCGCCAGCGCGGTCACCGGCCAGTCGGTGCCGCGACCTCGCAGCAGGGCCACGATCCGACCGGGTCCGGCGCCGTGCTGGGCGAGGAGCCCGGCCAACCGGTCGACCCGGTCGACGAGTTGGGCGTACGACAGGGTCCGCGCCCCCGTGTCGAGGGCGGGCGCGTCGGGCGTGCGGGCGGCCTGGCGGGCCACCAGGCCGGGCAGCGAGAGCGGTTCGACCGCGGCGGGGCCGGCCGAGGTGTCCAGGAGCCGGCGGCGCAGGCGGGCCGGCACGATGTCGAGGTCGGCGACGCGCAGCGCCGGGTCGGCCGTGATCTGCTGCAGGAGTTCGACGTAGCACTCCGCCCAGCGCTGGACCGCGTCGGGCGAGAACGTGTCGGTACGGACCTCGAAGCTGCCGATCATCGTGTCGCCGTTGTCCTTCACCACGCCGACGAGGTCGTGCTCGCCGCCGGTGTGGATGCGCTCCGGCTCGGCGAACTCCCGTACCGCGGACACGCTCGGCTGCTGCGTCAGGTGCATGAACACCCACTGGAAGAGCGGGGAGCGGCCGAGACTGCGTTCGGGGGCGGTGGCCGCGACGATCCGTCCGACCGGCAGGTCGGCGTTGGCGACGAGGTCGGGGAAGTCGGCGGCGAACACGGCGAGCAGGTCGGCGAAGGTGTCCTCGGGGCGCACCCGCCAGCGGGTGGGCACGGCGTTCATGACGTAACCGATGACCTGCTCCAGGCCCTTGGCGGAGCGGTTGGCGACGGGTGTGCCGAGCACCATGTCCTCGGCTCCGGTGACCCGGTGGGCGAGGACCGCGAACGCGGCCATCAGCACGCCGTAGACGGTGGTGCCCGAGCGGCGGGCCAGGGCGCGGACCGCGGCCGCGGTGGGCGCGTCGAGGTCGAAGCCGATGTGGACGATCTCGTCGGGGTCGCGGTCCGGGTCGTCGGCGGTGGACCCGTGGCCGGGGGCGGTCAGCGGGCCGGGGAGGTCGGCGAGGTAGCGGCGCCAGAAGGCGAGGCGTTCGGCGAAGACGCCGGCCTCCTCCAGCTCGCCCTGCCAGGCGGAGAAGTCGGCGTACTGCACGGCCGGCCGGGACAGACGTGGCTTCGTGCCCTCGCGGATCGCCCGGTAGGCCTCGGCGAACTCGCTCTGCAGTACGTCGAAGGACCACCAGTCGCCGATGACGTGGTGCATGCTCAGCATCAGCGTCGTGCGCCGCTCGTCGACGCGCACGAAACGCGCGCGCAGCAGCCGGTCGCCGCCGAGCTGGAAGGGGCGGCGGCGGAAGGTGTCGAAGGCCTGGTGGACGCTGGTGCCGGTGCCCCGCAGGTCGTCGTGTTCCAGGGCGAAGGGGCCGAAGTCCGGGAAGTCGACGTGCAGTTCGCCGTCGCCGGTGTCTGTCACGCGGGTGCGCAGGATGTCGTGGTGCTGCTGGATGAGGGTGAGGGCGGCCTCCAGGTGGGCCGGGTCCACCGGTTCGTCGAAGTGGTAGGCGCAGCACAGGTTGAGGGCCGGGGTGCCGGGATACAGCGACTCGTACACCCACAGGTCCTGCTGCGCGGGACTGAGCCGCACGGGCCGGGCGGGGTCCCGGGGCGGTACGACGGCGGGGATGTCCCGCACCCGCCCGCTCTGCACCATCCGCCGCAGCAGCTGGACGCGCTGCTCGCCGCCGAGGGCGCTGAAGCGGTCGGCGAGGGAGGCCGCGGGGCGGGCGGTTCGCTGCGGGCCCGGGGAGGGAGGGGCGGTCATGACAGGGTCTCTTTCAGTTCGGCCAGCCGGTTGAGGCTCGTGAGGACGTCGTCGGTTCCCAGGCCGAAGTCGACGAAGCAGGCGACCTCGTCGATTCCCAGCTCCGCCAGATCGGCGAGCATCTTGGCGCAGTGCCCGGGCGAGCCCAGCAGGCTGCCCCAGCTCAGATAGCGCTCGAACGCGAACTCCGCGAGCATCGCCGTCTTCTCCTCGGTGAGTGCGGCGGTGCCCGCGTCGGCGGTGCGGTTGGCGGCGGTCTGCCGCAGATAGGAGGTCAGGTAGGTCTTCAGCGGGGCGGCGGCGAGCCGCCGTACTTCCGCGTCGTCGGCACCGACGTAGGTGTGTGCCATGAGCGTGACCCGGCCGTGTGCGTCGGTGCCCCGCTGGTCGGGGGCGGCCGCGCAGGCGGTGCGGTAGCGGGCGATCCGGTCGGCGAGGTCGTCCCTGCTCTGGCCGACGGTCGCGCCGAGCACCCCGCAGCGCAGCCGCCCTGCCGCCTCCCAGGTCTCCGGGTTGCCGGAGGTGGTGATCCACAACGGCAGGGTGTCCTGCACCGGACGCGGCTGCGGCAGCACGCTCACCGGATTGCCGGTGCCGTCGGGGAACTCGGCGCTCTCCCCCGCCCACAGCGACCGCAGGAGCGGGACGGTGTCCAGGGTGCGGGCGCGGCGGTCGGCGTAGTTGCCGGGGGCGAGGGCGAAGTCGGCGGAGTGCCAGCCGGT
This is a stretch of genomic DNA from Streptomyces sp. NBC_00285. It encodes these proteins:
- a CDS encoding non-ribosomal peptide synthetase, translated to MTTDTLDLAQPAADQDPIEASRAHEEYEFPVSDAQSRLLVLDQLNPGTAQYNVPAAFAVRGPFDVAAFGRALDALVARHESLRTVFRTAPDGTQTQLVRATGRAALTVEEGVPADRVDALMRTAAARPFDPAAGPLLRCAVYAVDDGTHRILLVAHHLVCDGWSLGVMLDGIGAAYRDETAGRPHSPPEPALQFPDFAFWQRERQEAGVYAPAVQHWVQDLRGAPATLELPTDRPRPAVRSASGGTVPFRLPAATRARLAEAAATSEATPFTVLFAAYAAFLGRLTGCADLVIGYPVSGREHPELQQTVGMLANTLALRVDLSGDPCLDELAARVRTALRAAAPHQDAPFEAVVDALAPARETTHDPVVQVVFAYDDDTALTLELAGTETRRLELALDTAKFDFHLHVERWGEDLAAQFIYRADLFEAATVRRWTRNFTVLLDGLLAAPHAPLSSLDPVAEDERRLILAQADRLADAAPADRLVPDLIADVAAARPDATALVHGEERLDYRQLLARADVLAARLRAAGVRPGFRVGVLLPRSADQGLAALAVLRAGGAYVPLDRAHPDDRLRYMVDCSGTGLLLTAEATAERAGRLGVPSLRVDRTDPTEPPPVHEGPAPGARDLAYVLFTSGSTGRPKGVAVEHRALVNLTMAARHSFPVTAADRVLQFVAFGFDVAVSDLFFPWVAGAELHVPHEDERLGEALLHRLRDSRITYVFLPPSAAMLLPDVTGQLPDLRTLAVGGESCPAELVERLHAPGRRIVNAYGPSEVTVYSHTGDLTPGGPVVLGRSVAGARYYVLDDRLRPVPVGVTGEIFIAGAGLARGYIGQPGLTAERFVADPYGAPGTRMYRSGDLGRIDADGVLTYLGRSDLQVKLRGVRLELGEIESLLAAHPDIRIAAATVRGTGAEQRLVAYVVGRDGTAPPPDDALRAHLARRLPAFMVPEVFVRLDELPLSGNGKIDRSRLPEPALTLRTPDVSWTAADTAMERRIADVWARVLTMDRVGVHDNFFEMGGNSVRLLRVLAALREAGLDGGLTLVDLFRHPTVASLATRLDQARAANLPDPAAHGDERHHRRTAAARRLRSRKGTP
- a CDS encoding non-ribosomal peptide synthetase, encoding MSGRVDDVLPLSPAQEGLLFQTLRDTTGPDPYLVQARFRLGPGTEPGRVRAAVTELLRRHPNLRACFRHERLDRPVQIIPSAVGVPWREADLTGLDPDGTAARMRQLLRADAARRFDPGRPPLVRATLARHDKGAELLLSFHHILLDGWSMPVLEADLAALVAGRPLPPAAPYRDYLAWLARRALDEGEKAEAAWAQALEGLEHPTLLVPPAADGTSADDACDRAQVRLSAETTAALTRQAATVGVTLNTLVQAAWALVLARTTGARDVVFGAVVSGRPHDLPGVESMVGLFVNTLPVRVRLRAGESTADLLVRLQDEQSRLVDHHHARLAEVQRAVGVGELFDSVLAFENFPQRPEDEAGSDELSLVRVTDATHYPVTLAVVAGERLWLSVGCRRGLSAAAVAGRTTRALEQLAGDPGQSADRIDVLPPEEHRRLLALATGPRRPVAEPATVTGRFAAQVARTPDAPAVESADGEVLDYAGLDAASDALAARLVEAGTAPGDTVALLLPRSPAVVVAQLAVLKAGASWLPLDPSRPPERLSLLTSRAGARLALTSGGVAAQLPSSVRALEVGECGPAVPSRVAGRPPQTVRMPDATALPSASPVHPDSAACVLYTSGSTGEPKGVVVPHRGIAELAADARFQGGGHRRVLLHAPYTFDSATYEVWIPLLNGGTVVVAPPGPVTPGLLRRVIPERRLTALLLTPELLRTVADIAPEAAAGLTEIWAGGDVLAPGTVARIRAHCPGTTVVNGYGPTEATVFATAHTADGGPDAVPVGRPLDNTRAYVLDDRLRLLPVGGTGELYLAGTGLALGYLGRPGHSAERFVADPYGPPGSRMYRTGDLARWTGAGVLDFAGRGDDQIKVRGFRIEPAEVESALADCPGIRRAVVAARPDAAGGKRLAAWLVPDATLDEDRAETLARAREFAVRHLPAHLVPSVWARIDHVPLTRHGKTDRAALPEPSGTAGTVAAARAPRDERERHLCALFAEVLGASGVHPDTDFFAAGGHSLTALRLVSKAQAALATPVPLATLFAAPTPAALAARLAADLASDTDLAPLLTLRRGAPRRGGDPTPLFCVHPGLGLGWSFAALLPHLHPDRPVHALQSPAFTEGVGQLPGSIGALADAYTERIRALVPNGPYALVGRSFGGPVAHEIAVRLRGAGQEVRLLAVLDAMPWPPGTPRLPADVVERETLRLLLNSHAPDRPAPPGAFGRTEAFAVVRTGDSPLAAFEDRVLHALTDAGTHHIHLSRAWRPSPYDGRTTLFSATRRSHATTAEKAAAWRPFTAGLDVHELTCTHSDVLAPDPAARVAAVLETALTTCQGD
- a CDS encoding non-ribosomal peptide synthetase encodes the protein MTAPPSPGPQRTARPAASLADRFSALGGEQRVQLLRRMVQSGRVRDIPAVVPPRDPARPVRLSPAQQDLWVYESLYPGTPALNLCCAYHFDEPVDPAHLEAALTLIQQHHDILRTRVTDTGDGELHVDFPDFGPFALEHDDLRGTGTSVHQAFDTFRRRPFQLGGDRLLRARFVRVDERRTTLMLSMHHVIGDWWSFDVLQSEFAEAYRAIREGTKPRLSRPAVQYADFSAWQGELEEAGVFAERLAFWRRYLADLPGPLTAPGHGSTADDPDRDPDEIVHIGFDLDAPTAAAVRALARRSGTTVYGVLMAAFAVLAHRVTGAEDMVLGTPVANRSAKGLEQVIGYVMNAVPTRWRVRPEDTFADLLAVFAADFPDLVANADLPVGRIVAATAPERSLGRSPLFQWVFMHLTQQPSVSAVREFAEPERIHTGGEHDLVGVVKDNGDTMIGSFEVRTDTFSPDAVQRWAECYVELLQQITADPALRVADLDIVPARLRRRLLDTSAGPAAVEPLSLPGLVARQAARTPDAPALDTGARTLSYAQLVDRVDRLAGLLAQHGAGPGRIVALLRGRGTDWPVTALAIQRTGAAYLPLDPGHPAERLRRTLADVRPALVVTDDPAFTCPQAPTLVLGPEAYAGEPLNAPHPDPSAPAYVIHTSGSTGTPKGVVVPHSGLAALAAALSDRLALGAGDRVLQLGTPTFDISVADLCMAFGSGGTLVLPPEGMLVGEDLGRVLTERRVSAVMTTPSVLATVPAGAYPHLRVLAVGAEACPAELVARWAVDGRGFHNVYGPTEATVAVTVCGPLTPDSAAPPLGTPLAGTWVRLLDERLRPVPPGTRGELYLAGPLAHGYLHRPALTADRFVADPYGPPGTRMYRTGDLAWRDDDGTTHHLGRTDDQIKLRGLRVEPAEIAAVLAEHPCVDRSVVLVREGRAGRPQLLGYVVPAAGRTPAPDDLLAHAAERLPAALVPADVVVLDAFPLTSNGKIDRTALPAPAARAASPAGHRGAASAAEQILCALYGEVLGTEQAAIDASADFFRLGGDSIMAIQLAARAAAAGLLLAPRDVFTARTPARLAALARPAAVGADAGPDLPEGRFPLTPIMHWWREQGAPLGTFTQSMVFPVPDGVGFDRISAAVAGLVERHAALRMRLIRHDEGTDWELEVGPAAAVRTERVAVPASRRGAGNGATSHDGAAAHLAECLARTVELDPEQGEMLRAVWLDTGPGQPGLLLLIVHHLAVDGVSWRVLGPELARALEGAAEPATRPGASFVRWARLLPAEADRASGELDWWKSQLAGAEDARLAAGRGVGARRGSVTVELDAGLTRDALVTLPEAFHCGADAVLLTALVRAAVRYRGTGTALLLNLEGHGREALSAPVDVSRTVGWFITQYPVRLDLAADTGAAALKQVKEQLRAVPSAGLGWGLLRHLHPEAGPELATLPGPDVRFAHLGRIAGDDAAGGRLLDPGPEAVPVGHALEIDTLARGAEGAPRLEATFSYAEGVFTEDEVRELARLWTEELTALVAATADGPAATYSPSDFPLVDLTLDQLTELEDTFGFDDSDDFEDAGPEQHFEEIESEVTDR